The following are from one region of the Edwardsiella tarda ATCC 15947 = NBRC 105688 genome:
- a CDS encoding invasin domain 3-containing protein, with translation MALIWGLMTSLAVWSASDNTPPVKGHAPTIDGVAIAMPIGRPMVGDTLQSYGSPLFSDPDNDPEFGSLLQWYREGSPTPIASGGQYTLVDADIGKNIEFGYTPATDPLSTDPYLGREVRAPATPSIVGRPLVSSTFNSDKMTLTANNSDSAKLTLSLIDNATRPVSGISPRLTFSYSVNSGITSGALQISQPSETSEGSGVYTATVSGTSVGQITVTPTLDGTTLPTTPAMLQLTLTAPLTILSATTEKNPHTFLTNFPTTGFAGATFKLNLSDNAPTAYQWAVDGQNDGTSYTAVSPNGVVTLKSAHIGTQTVSVKSRATGDTLASWSFTLAGWFASGGSTPIPWANADAYCRANGGALPLRSQVSLGQGVRGSGSLFSEWGDLTQLNAGFILSVYWTGEIYDTAYHYDVVLASGAITYNVSSNVEYVVCRQGL, from the coding sequence ATGGCACTGATATGGGGGCTAATGACAAGCTTGGCGGTATGGTCGGCATCCGACAATACGCCGCCCGTCAAAGGGCATGCGCCGACTATCGACGGAGTCGCCATCGCCATGCCCATTGGTCGTCCAATGGTCGGCGATACCCTACAATCATATGGTTCTCCTTTGTTCAGCGATCCCGATAATGATCCCGAATTCGGTAGTCTCTTACAGTGGTACCGTGAGGGGAGCCCTACGCCTATTGCCTCAGGCGGGCAATATACATTGGTCGATGCCGACATCGGGAAAAACATTGAATTTGGCTATACTCCGGCAACCGACCCGCTATCAACCGATCCCTATTTAGGGCGTGAAGTACGGGCTCCCGCAACCCCGTCCATCGTCGGTCGCCCGTTGGTGAGCTCAACGTTTAACAGTGATAAGATGACGCTTACCGCGAATAACAGCGACAGCGCGAAACTGACACTTAGCCTGATCGACAACGCCACGCGACCGGTGAGCGGAATTAGTCCGCGTTTAACGTTCTCCTATAGCGTTAACAGCGGCATCACCAGTGGAGCGCTGCAAATTAGTCAACCCAGCGAAACCAGCGAGGGCAGCGGAGTCTATACGGCCACCGTCAGCGGCACATCGGTGGGGCAGATCACCGTGACACCCACACTGGATGGCACCACACTGCCCACCACTCCTGCCATGCTTCAGCTGACACTCACCGCGCCGTTGACGATTCTCAGCGCCACCACGGAGAAGAACCCCCACACCTTCCTCACAAACTTTCCAACGACGGGCTTCGCGGGAGCGACGTTTAAGCTAAACCTCAGCGACAACGCCCCAACGGCATATCAATGGGCTGTCGATGGACAAAATGACGGAACCAGCTACACCGCGGTGAGCCCAAATGGCGTCGTCACACTCAAAAGCGCGCATATAGGGACACAAACCGTCAGCGTGAAATCTCGCGCCACCGGAGACACCTTAGCCAGTTGGTCTTTCACCCTGGCGGGATGGTTCGCCAGCGGTGGCAGCACGCCGATCCCCTGGGCCAATGCCGATGCCTATTGCCGCGCCAACGGAGGCGCCTTGCCGCTCAGGAGTCAGGTTTCGTTGGGCCAGGGTGTACGCGGTAGTGGCTCGCTGTTTAGTGAGTGGGGCGATCTCACCCAACTGAATGCCGGCTTTATTCTCAGTGTCTACTGGACGGGTGAAATATACGATACGGCCTACCACTACGATGTCGTCCTCGCCAGCGGCGCTATAACCTATAACGTCAGCAGCAATGTGGAATATGTCGTCTGCCGACAGGGGCTATAA
- the lpxH gene encoding UDP-2,3-diacylglucosamine diphosphatase: MATLFIADLHLSQQEPAITAGFLRFLATEARQAEALYILGDFFDYWIGDDDPQPLHQQVADALRRLSDSGVRCYFIHGNRDFLLGKRYAARCGMTLLPQEQVITLYGRRILLLHGDTLCSDDQAYQRYRRKVHNPLLQWLFRRLPLRLRLKIAAGMRQQSARSNSAKSMTIMDVNQQTVCATLQRHAVHCMIHGHTHRPAIHHFCLPDGSGAQRAVLGAWHQHGSMIRVDAEGLALIDLPSHPA, encoded by the coding sequence ATGGCAACGCTGTTCATTGCTGATTTACATCTCAGCCAACAGGAACCGGCGATCACCGCCGGTTTTCTGCGTTTTCTCGCCACGGAGGCGCGCCAGGCCGAGGCGCTCTATATCCTCGGCGACTTCTTCGACTACTGGATCGGCGACGACGATCCGCAACCGCTACACCAACAGGTCGCCGACGCGCTACGTCGCCTGAGCGACAGCGGTGTACGCTGTTACTTCATTCACGGCAATCGCGACTTCCTGCTGGGCAAGCGCTACGCCGCACGCTGCGGCATGACCCTATTGCCGCAAGAGCAGGTGATCACCCTATATGGGCGACGTATCCTGCTGCTACACGGCGATACCCTATGTAGCGATGATCAGGCGTACCAACGCTATCGGCGTAAGGTGCATAACCCGTTACTCCAGTGGCTGTTCCGCCGCCTCCCCCTACGGCTACGCCTGAAGATCGCCGCCGGTATGCGTCAACAGAGCGCACGCAGCAATAGCGCCAAGTCGATGACCATCATGGACGTCAATCAACAGACGGTCTGCGCCACCTTGCAGCGCCACGCGGTACACTGCATGATCCACGGCCACACTCATCGCCCCGCGATCCACCATTTTTGTCTGCCTGACGGCAGCGGTGCTCAACGCGCGGTACTCGGCGCCTGGCACCAGCATGGTTCGATGATCCGCGTCGATGCCGAGGGATTGGCGCTGATCGATCTGCCTAGCCATCCCGCCTAA
- a CDS encoding ZirU family protein: MKTGIMQFKKRALSASLILAISGAALAATSPPTESVKGHKPAYNDIGIQFHDLDGNKVASVGDTLSVTKGIFNDQDGDSENSSTYQWYSDGSPIGGATGDSYTLSQGDIGHTIKVGVIAHTDPTVTDPADGDEMYSSHGGATDGSDNGNGSVVTDANDVVSVVISGMSGANPLVNETLTATATCTSGSVCSGPVNYQWQIETTPGSGNYQDIGSNTNTYTVQGTDQKRKIQVIATKQ; the protein is encoded by the coding sequence ATGAAGACAGGAATCATGCAATTTAAGAAACGAGCGCTATCGGCCTCGCTCATTCTCGCTATCTCGGGTGCCGCCTTGGCGGCCACCTCTCCCCCGACGGAAAGCGTAAAGGGACATAAGCCAGCATATAACGATATCGGGATTCAGTTTCATGATCTTGATGGCAATAAGGTCGCCAGCGTCGGAGATACCCTCTCCGTGACGAAAGGCATCTTTAACGATCAGGATGGCGATAGCGAGAACAGCTCGACCTATCAATGGTATAGCGACGGCTCTCCCATCGGCGGTGCGACCGGTGATAGCTATACACTGAGCCAAGGCGATATCGGTCACACGATCAAGGTCGGCGTCATTGCCCACACCGATCCCACGGTAACCGACCCGGCGGATGGCGATGAAATGTACTCCAGCCATGGCGGCGCTACCGATGGTTCAGACAACGGTAACGGCAGTGTTGTCACCGATGCCAACGATGTCGTCTCGGTGGTCATCAGCGGCATGAGCGGCGCAAACCCTCTCGTCAACGAGACACTGACCGCCACGGCTACCTGTACCTCGGGCTCCGTCTGTAGCGGGCCGGTCAACTACCAATGGCAGATTGAAACCACACCTGGCTCCGGTAACTATCAAGATATCGGCTCGAATACTAACACTTACACCGTTCAAGGCACTGATCAGAAACGCAAGATCCAGGTAATTGCGACGAAACAATAA
- the purE gene encoding 5-(carboxyamino)imidazole ribonucleotide mutase gives MSASAAPAKIAIIMGSKSDWATMQFAAEILSQLEVAYHVEVVSAHRTPDKLFRFAEQAEERGLQVIIAGAGGAAHLPGMLAAKTLLPVLGVPVQSAALSGVDSLYSIVQMPRGIPVGTLAIGKAGAANAALLAAQILALHDAALAGRLAAWRQAQSDDVLNHPDPREAL, from the coding sequence ATGTCCGCCAGCGCCGCACCGGCCAAGATCGCCATCATCATGGGATCGAAAAGCGATTGGGCCACCATGCAGTTCGCCGCCGAAATCCTGAGCCAGCTTGAGGTGGCGTACCACGTCGAGGTGGTCTCCGCACACCGTACCCCGGATAAGCTGTTTCGCTTCGCCGAACAGGCCGAGGAGCGCGGGCTTCAGGTGATCATCGCTGGCGCAGGCGGCGCCGCGCATCTGCCTGGCATGCTCGCGGCCAAGACCCTGCTGCCAGTGCTCGGCGTTCCGGTGCAGAGCGCCGCATTAAGCGGGGTCGATAGCCTCTACTCCATCGTCCAGATGCCGCGCGGTATTCCGGTCGGCACCCTGGCAATCGGTAAGGCCGGCGCCGCTAACGCCGCGCTGCTGGCTGCCCAGATCCTGGCGCTGCATGACGCCGCCCTCGCAGGCCGCCTGGCCGCCTGGCGTCAAGCCCAGAGCGACGACGTACTCAACCATCCCGACCCGCGGGAGGCGCTATGA
- the folD gene encoding bifunctional methylenetetrahydrofolate dehydrogenase/methenyltetrahydrofolate cyclohydrolase FolD — protein sequence MTAKIIDGKTIAQQVRSEVAARVQQRLAEGKRAPGLAVIMVGDDPASRIYVGSKKRACEEVGFLSRSYALPEDTNQADLLALIDTLNADAAIDGILVQLPLPDGIDNTLVLERIRPDKDVDGFHPYNLGRLCQRTPKLRPCTPRGIITLLERCAIETQGLDAVMVGASNIVGRPMALELLLAGCTTTITHSRTRNLQQHVERADLIVAAVGKAHFIPGEWVKPGAVVIDVGINRLENGKVVGDVDFAAAAQRASWITPVPGGVGPMTVATLMQNTLQACEAFHDC from the coding sequence ATGACAGCAAAAATTATTGATGGGAAAACGATTGCGCAGCAAGTCAGAAGTGAAGTCGCGGCACGGGTACAACAGCGCCTAGCGGAAGGTAAACGCGCGCCAGGGCTGGCCGTCATCATGGTCGGCGACGATCCGGCCTCTCGAATCTACGTCGGTAGTAAAAAACGTGCCTGTGAGGAGGTTGGCTTCCTCTCGCGCTCCTATGCGTTACCGGAGGACACCAACCAGGCCGACCTGCTCGCGCTGATCGATACACTCAACGCCGACGCGGCGATCGATGGCATTTTAGTGCAGTTGCCGCTGCCCGACGGGATCGACAATACCCTGGTCCTGGAGCGTATCCGTCCGGATAAAGACGTAGATGGCTTCCACCCCTATAACCTGGGGCGTCTGTGTCAGCGGACCCCCAAGCTGCGCCCTTGCACCCCGCGCGGCATCATCACCCTGCTAGAACGTTGCGCTATCGAAACCCAGGGACTGGATGCCGTGATGGTCGGCGCCTCCAATATCGTTGGGCGCCCGATGGCGCTAGAGTTGCTGCTGGCGGGTTGCACCACCACCATTACCCATAGCCGTACGCGGAACCTGCAGCAACACGTCGAGCGCGCCGATCTGATCGTGGCCGCCGTCGGTAAGGCCCATTTTATTCCCGGCGAATGGGTGAAACCCGGGGCCGTGGTGATCGATGTCGGTATCAACCGCCTGGAGAACGGTAAGGTCGTCGGCGATGTCGACTTCGCCGCCGCCGCTCAGCGCGCCAGCTGGATCACACCGGTACCCGGTGGCGTCGGGCCGATGACGGTCGCCACGCTGATGCAAAACACCTTGCAGGCCTGCGAAGCGTTCCACGACTGCTGA
- the purK gene encoding 5-(carboxyamino)imidazole ribonucleotide synthase — MKPVCVLGDGQLGRMLRQAGEPLGITVYPVGIEADPHSVPWQQAVISAEIERWPDTPLTRELARHPAFVNRDVFPLLADRYSQKQLLDELALPSAPWQLLAHPEEWPALFARLGPLAIVKRRTGGYDGRGQWRVRPGEQQQLDPALYGECIVEQGIAFRGEVSLIGARGRDGRCVFYPLTHNLHQDGILRASVVFPQPESFLQEKAQAMLQRLMQRLEYVGVMAMECFVVDDDTLLINELAPRVHNSGHWTQNGASISQFELHLRALLDLPLPHPDVSTPSVMINLIGTDYDTAWLAGALVHLHWYHKAVLPGRKVGHLNLNHFQSQRLVGALETLRGQLPAEYQSGLAWAIAHLS; from the coding sequence ATGAAGCCGGTTTGCGTCTTAGGTGATGGCCAATTAGGGCGCATGTTGCGCCAGGCCGGAGAGCCGCTGGGCATCACAGTCTATCCCGTCGGCATCGAGGCCGATCCGCACTCTGTCCCCTGGCAACAGGCGGTGATCAGCGCCGAGATCGAGCGCTGGCCCGACACGCCACTGACCCGCGAGCTGGCCCGCCATCCCGCCTTCGTCAACCGCGATGTCTTCCCACTGCTGGCCGATCGCTACAGCCAAAAACAGCTACTGGATGAGTTGGCGTTACCCAGCGCGCCCTGGCAGTTACTCGCCCATCCCGAGGAGTGGCCGGCGCTATTCGCACGCCTCGGTCCGTTAGCCATCGTCAAACGGCGCACCGGCGGCTACGATGGGCGCGGCCAGTGGCGGGTTCGCCCCGGTGAACAACAGCAACTGGATCCGGCACTGTATGGCGAATGCATCGTCGAGCAGGGGATCGCCTTTCGCGGCGAAGTGTCGCTGATCGGCGCGCGCGGACGCGACGGCCGCTGCGTCTTCTATCCGCTCACCCATAACCTGCATCAGGACGGAATCCTGCGCGCCAGCGTGGTCTTCCCTCAGCCAGAGAGCTTCCTGCAAGAGAAGGCGCAGGCGATGCTGCAACGTCTCATGCAGCGCCTGGAGTATGTCGGTGTCATGGCGATGGAGTGCTTCGTGGTGGATGATGACACGCTGCTCATCAACGAGTTAGCCCCACGCGTACACAATAGCGGTCACTGGACGCAGAACGGCGCCTCCATCAGCCAGTTCGAGCTACATCTGCGGGCGCTGCTCGATCTGCCGCTGCCGCACCCCGATGTCTCGACCCCCTCGGTGATGATCAACCTGATCGGCACCGACTACGACACCGCCTGGCTGGCGGGCGCGCTGGTGCATCTGCACTGGTATCACAAGGCGGTGCTCCCCGGGCGCAAGGTCGGCCACCTCAACCTGAACCACTTCCAGTCTCAGCGCTTGGTCGGCGCGTTGGAAACCCTGCGCGGCCAACTGCCAGCGGAGTACCAGAGCGGCTTAGCCTGGGCCATCGCCCACTTGAGCTAA
- the ppiB gene encoding peptidylprolyl isomerase B: MVTFHTNHGDIVIKTFDDKAPATVANFLEYCREGFYDNTIFHRVIDGFMIQGGGFEPGMKQKATKAPIKNEANNGLKNSRGTLSMARTNDPHSATAQFFINVVDNDFLNFRSERPDGWGYAVFAEVVEGMDVVDKIKGVSTGRHGMHQDVPREDVIIERVTVSD; the protein is encoded by the coding sequence ATGGTTACTTTCCACACCAATCATGGTGACATCGTCATCAAAACCTTTGACGACAAAGCACCGGCTACCGTTGCCAACTTCCTGGAATATTGCCGCGAAGGCTTCTACGACAACACCATCTTCCACCGCGTAATCGATGGTTTCATGATCCAGGGCGGCGGTTTTGAGCCGGGCATGAAGCAGAAGGCCACCAAGGCACCGATCAAGAATGAAGCCAACAATGGCCTGAAGAACAGCCGCGGCACCCTCTCCATGGCGCGGACCAACGATCCGCACTCGGCTACCGCCCAGTTCTTCATCAACGTCGTCGACAACGACTTCCTGAACTTCCGCTCCGAGCGCCCGGACGGCTGGGGTTATGCCGTATTCGCCGAAGTGGTAGAGGGTATGGATGTGGTCGACAAGATCAAAGGCGTCTCCACCGGTCGTCACGGCATGCACCAGGATGTCCCGCGTGAAGACGTGATCATCGAACGCGTTACCGTGAGCGACTAA
- a CDS encoding GGDEF domain-containing protein, with amino-acid sequence MEGKASLVSRCGGPLGVSLLLLTIVSYLLILYAAAYPITLLYGFVAVCNAVLLILHILIALFIFMQFNCERAHVYKLPLIAAYILSALILTYSLLFYPDVFQSRNAHSLTLNDFVLFYLLRYGGMGLLFLYALYLFSRRGPVQPRSVSVICTLAVVLVTATALLLSSQTAWLSPTLLQESLAYRADYRRLLLPTMCTLWWGLALLLVWRTRLATRFWLAVTLACLVIVGGFLLQWRAPQVNSVGWYGSLLFGLLANFCVMEIFLYDIFQRYRRMQHAYVVTHDNAIRDGLTRAYNRSYYYDALQHALQRASVEYPPAILIMDIDHFKQVNDRYGHLSGDRALIAVTRAIEQVLATGDVLARIGGDELCVLLPAVENEAVLQARAEQIRARVAALTLSAQDGRPVTVTLSIGGVLCRPARCSAEAYMVRADSALYQAKQTGRNRVVLAASTP; translated from the coding sequence ATGGAAGGAAAAGCGTCGCTAGTATCGCGTTGTGGGGGGCCGCTCGGCGTCTCGTTATTATTGCTGACGATCGTTAGCTACCTATTGATACTGTATGCCGCCGCCTATCCGATTACCTTATTGTATGGCTTTGTCGCGGTCTGTAACGCCGTTTTGCTTATCCTTCATATATTAATTGCGCTATTTATTTTTATGCAATTTAATTGCGAGCGGGCGCATGTATATAAGTTACCATTGATCGCTGCCTATATTCTTTCGGCGCTTATTTTAACCTATAGTTTATTATTTTATCCCGATGTATTTCAGAGCCGGAATGCCCACTCGCTGACACTGAATGACTTCGTGCTATTTTATCTACTGCGCTACGGTGGCATGGGACTGTTATTCCTGTATGCGCTGTATCTGTTTTCCCGTCGCGGCCCGGTTCAGCCGCGCTCGGTGTCCGTGATCTGCACGCTCGCCGTCGTGCTGGTCACGGCGACGGCGCTGCTACTCTCTAGTCAAACGGCCTGGCTGAGTCCTACTCTCCTGCAGGAGAGCCTCGCTTATCGCGCCGATTACCGGCGTCTCCTGTTACCGACGATGTGTACCCTATGGTGGGGATTAGCGTTATTGCTGGTGTGGCGGACGCGTCTGGCGACGCGCTTTTGGCTGGCGGTGACGTTGGCTTGCCTGGTCATCGTCGGCGGCTTTCTCTTGCAGTGGCGCGCGCCGCAGGTAAACAGTGTCGGCTGGTACGGCTCGTTGCTGTTTGGCCTGTTGGCGAATTTCTGCGTGATGGAGATCTTCCTCTATGACATCTTTCAACGCTATCGCCGCATGCAGCATGCCTATGTCGTCACTCACGATAACGCGATTCGTGATGGATTAACGCGTGCGTATAACCGTAGTTATTACTACGACGCCTTGCAGCATGCCTTACAACGGGCGAGTGTCGAGTATCCACCGGCGATCCTGATCATGGATATCGATCACTTTAAACAGGTGAATGATCGGTATGGTCATCTGAGCGGCGATCGGGCGTTGATCGCCGTAACGCGGGCGATCGAGCAGGTTCTCGCCACCGGGGATGTCCTGGCGCGTATCGGCGGCGATGAGCTCTGTGTGTTGTTGCCCGCGGTGGAGAATGAGGCGGTACTTCAGGCTCGGGCGGAACAGATCCGGGCGCGCGTCGCCGCGCTGACCCTCAGCGCGCAGGATGGGCGGCCCGTGACGGTAACGCTAAGCATCGGGGGCGTGCTCTGCCGCCCCGCGCGGTGTAGCGCGGAGGCGTACATGGTACGAGCGGACAGTGCGCTGTACCAAGCCAAACAGACGGGGCGTAATCGGGTGGTCTTGGCCGCCTCGACGCCTTAG
- the ybcJ gene encoding ribosome-associated protein YbcJ: MQTFHLDNHPHVELCDLLKLQGWCDSGAQAKNLIADGQVKVDGAIETRKRAKIVAGQVVDFAGQQARVVA, translated from the coding sequence ATGCAAACTTTCCATCTGGACAATCACCCACACGTCGAGCTGTGCGATCTGCTGAAGCTACAGGGCTGGTGTGACAGCGGCGCCCAGGCCAAAAACCTGATCGCCGACGGGCAGGTCAAGGTCGATGGCGCCATCGAGACGCGCAAACGCGCCAAGATTGTCGCCGGTCAGGTGGTCGACTTCGCCGGGCAACAGGCGCGCGTCGTCGCCTAA
- the cysS gene encoding cysteine--tRNA ligase codes for MLKIFNTLSRQKEEFKPIHAGEVGMYVCGVTIYDLCHIGHGRTFVCFDVVARYLRYLGYTLKYVRNVTDVDDKIIKRALENKESCEQLTERMLAEMHRDFDALNIARPDVEPRATHHIAEIIALVEQLIARGHAYVASNGDVMFAVDTDPDYGLLSRQDLEQLQAGARVEVAEVKRNPMDFVLWKMSKPGEPSWPSPWGEGRPGWHIECSAMNCKQLGSHFDIHGGGSDLMFPHHENEIAQSTCAHDGAYVNYWMHSGMVMIDREKMSKSLGNFFTIRDVLAHYDAETVRYFLMSGHYRSQLNYSEENLKQARAALERLYTALRGTDATAQPAADEAFEGRFRAAMDDDFNTPEAYSVLFDMAREVNRLKGEDMAQANALAAQLRRLAGVLGLLEQDPDAFLQSGASADDGEAAQIEALIKQRNDARAAKDWARADDARDQLNALGIVLEDGPQGTTWRRK; via the coding sequence ATGCTTAAAATCTTTAATACACTCAGTCGACAGAAAGAGGAATTTAAACCCATCCATGCCGGAGAAGTCGGCATGTATGTGTGTGGGGTAACCATTTACGATCTGTGTCACATCGGGCATGGCCGTACCTTCGTCTGTTTTGACGTGGTGGCACGCTATCTGCGCTACCTGGGCTATACGCTGAAGTATGTGCGCAACGTGACCGACGTGGACGATAAGATCATCAAGCGTGCGCTGGAAAACAAAGAGAGCTGCGAGCAGTTGACCGAGCGCATGTTGGCGGAGATGCATCGCGATTTCGACGCCTTGAATATTGCCCGTCCGGACGTGGAGCCGCGCGCCACTCACCACATCGCCGAAATCATCGCGCTGGTGGAGCAATTGATCGCCCGTGGTCACGCCTATGTGGCCAGCAACGGTGACGTGATGTTCGCCGTCGATACCGATCCGGACTATGGCCTGTTGTCGCGCCAGGATCTGGAGCAGTTGCAGGCCGGCGCGCGCGTCGAGGTGGCAGAGGTGAAACGCAACCCGATGGACTTCGTGTTGTGGAAGATGTCCAAGCCGGGTGAGCCGAGCTGGCCGTCACCGTGGGGCGAAGGGCGTCCCGGCTGGCACATCGAGTGCTCGGCGATGAACTGCAAGCAACTCGGTTCCCACTTTGATATCCATGGCGGCGGGTCGGATCTGATGTTCCCGCACCATGAGAATGAGATCGCCCAGTCGACCTGCGCCCATGACGGCGCCTACGTCAACTACTGGATGCACTCCGGCATGGTGATGATCGACCGTGAGAAGATGTCCAAGTCGCTGGGTAACTTCTTTACCATCCGCGACGTGCTGGCGCACTACGATGCGGAGACGGTGCGTTACTTCCTGATGTCTGGTCACTATCGCAGCCAGCTGAACTACAGCGAAGAGAACCTGAAGCAGGCGCGTGCGGCCCTGGAGCGTCTGTATACCGCGCTGCGCGGTACCGATGCCACGGCCCAACCGGCGGCGGATGAGGCCTTCGAAGGGCGTTTCCGGGCGGCGATGGATGACGACTTCAATACCCCAGAGGCTTACTCGGTGCTGTTCGACATGGCGCGCGAGGTGAACCGCCTGAAAGGGGAGGATATGGCGCAGGCTAACGCGCTGGCGGCGCAGCTACGTCGTCTGGCTGGGGTGCTGGGTCTGCTGGAGCAGGATCCGGATGCCTTCTTGCAGAGTGGGGCGAGCGCCGATGACGGTGAAGCGGCGCAGATCGAGGCGTTGATCAAGCAGCGTAACGATGCTCGAGCCGCCAAGGATTGGGCGCGTGCCGATGATGCGCGTGACCAGTTGAATGCCTTGGGGATCGTGCTGGAGGATGGCCCGCAGGGGACCACCTGGCGTCGTAAGTAA